The following are encoded in a window of Kitasatospora fiedleri genomic DNA:
- a CDS encoding NADH-quinone oxidoreductase subunit M translates to MSYLLSATCAVPAAGAVLTAALPAGTSEARRRTTKTVALAVSAVTLGLAAAIAASYEPGGARYQLTESHSWIRSFGISFSLGADGIGTALALLTAVLVPLVMLAGWHDADPAVPEGSFESKRRTQAFFALILAVEAMVLVSFLATDVFVFYVFFEAMLIPMYFLIGGFGDRAGGPDSDRQRSYAAVKFLLYNLLGGLVMLAAVIGLYVAAGNQGQATFSLTALTDAISSGKLVIDPNAQRALFLGFFFAFAVKAPMWPLHTWLPNAMGESTAGTAVLITAVVDKVGTFAMLRFCLGLFPDASKTFAPVIMVLALIGIVYGALVAIGQKDIKRLVAYASISHFGFIILGVFAMTSQGQSGATLYMVNHGISTAAWMLVAGFLISRRGSRLIADYGGVQKVAPVLAGTFLIGGLATLSLPGMAPFVSEFLVLVGTFSRYPALGIVATFGIVLAALYALLLYQRTMTGPVKAGVEGVKDLKARELAVVAPLVALTLLLGVYPKPLTDLVNPSVNDTLSQVHRTDPAPAHPVAATNGGEQE, encoded by the coding sequence ATGAGCTACCTCCTCTCCGCCACCTGTGCCGTCCCGGCCGCCGGAGCGGTGCTCACCGCCGCCCTCCCGGCCGGGACCAGCGAGGCCCGGCGGCGCACCACCAAGACCGTCGCGCTGGCGGTCTCCGCCGTCACCCTCGGCCTGGCCGCCGCGATCGCCGCCTCCTACGAACCCGGCGGCGCCCGCTACCAGTTGACCGAGTCCCACTCCTGGATCCGCTCCTTCGGGATCAGCTTCTCGCTGGGCGCGGACGGCATCGGCACCGCGCTGGCGCTGCTCACCGCCGTCCTGGTGCCGCTGGTGATGCTGGCCGGCTGGCACGACGCCGACCCTGCCGTCCCCGAGGGCTCGTTCGAGTCCAAGCGGCGCACCCAGGCGTTCTTCGCGCTGATCCTGGCCGTCGAGGCGATGGTGCTGGTGTCCTTCCTGGCCACCGACGTCTTCGTGTTCTACGTGTTCTTCGAAGCCATGCTGATCCCGATGTACTTCCTGATCGGCGGCTTCGGCGACCGGGCCGGCGGCCCCGACTCGGACCGCCAGCGCTCCTACGCCGCCGTCAAGTTCCTGCTGTACAACCTGCTCGGCGGCCTGGTCATGCTGGCCGCCGTGATCGGCCTGTACGTGGCGGCCGGGAACCAGGGCCAGGCGACGTTCAGCCTGACCGCGCTGACCGACGCGATCTCCTCCGGCAAGCTGGTCATCGACCCCAACGCGCAGCGGGCGCTGTTCCTCGGCTTCTTCTTCGCCTTCGCGGTGAAGGCCCCGATGTGGCCGCTGCACACCTGGCTGCCGAACGCGATGGGCGAGTCCACCGCCGGAACGGCCGTGCTGATCACCGCGGTGGTCGACAAGGTCGGCACCTTCGCGATGCTGCGCTTCTGCCTGGGCCTGTTCCCGGACGCGTCGAAGACCTTCGCCCCGGTGATCATGGTGCTGGCGCTGATCGGCATCGTCTACGGCGCGCTGGTCGCGATCGGCCAGAAGGACATCAAGCGGCTGGTCGCCTACGCGTCCATCTCGCACTTCGGGTTCATCATCCTGGGCGTCTTCGCGATGACCAGCCAGGGCCAGTCCGGCGCGACGCTCTACATGGTCAACCACGGCATCTCCACCGCCGCGTGGATGCTGGTGGCCGGCTTCCTCATCTCCCGCCGCGGCTCCCGCCTGATCGCCGACTACGGCGGCGTGCAGAAGGTCGCCCCGGTGCTGGCCGGCACCTTCCTGATCGGCGGCCTGGCCACCCTGTCGCTGCCCGGCATGGCCCCGTTCGTCAGCGAGTTCCTGGTCCTGGTCGGCACCTTCAGCCGCTACCCGGCGCTCGGCATCGTCGCCACCTTCGGCATCGTGCTGGCCGCGCTGTACGCCCTGCTGCTGTACCAGCGCACCATGACCGGCCCGGTCAAGGCCGGCGTCGAGGGCGTCAAGGACCTCAAGGCCCGCGAACTCGCCGTCGTCGCCCCGCTGGTGGCGCTGACCCTGCTGCTGGGCGTCTACCCCAAGCCGCTCACCGACCTGGTCAACCCGTCCGTGAACGACACCCTCAGCCAGGTCCACCGCACCGACCCCGCGCCGGCCCACCCGGTCGCCGCCACCAACGGAGGTGAGCAGGAGTGA
- a CDS encoding polyprenyl synthetase family protein, with the protein MTVVGPFGLSVQDRDLTRDVQAGMEAVEAALAEAVKSDVPFITVTASHLIEAGGKRFRPLLVMLAAQFGDPTAPGVVPSAVVVELTHLATLYHDDVMDEAPVRRGAPSANSRWDNSVAILTGDFLFSRASQVLSDLGTEAVRIQSDAFERLVTGQILETAGPRPEDDPLRHYLDVLSGKTGSLIAVACRFGALMAGAERWIVDLLTQYGERIGTAFQLADDVLDIASDGHESGKTPGTDLREGVPTLPVLLLRQMPVDPDDPEDVRLRELLDTDLAADDAAHAEALRLLRRHPALERARRETLRYAEDARALLDTLPDCSAKAALQELCDTVAIRTM; encoded by the coding sequence GTGACCGTCGTGGGGCCCTTCGGGCTGAGCGTGCAGGACCGCGATCTGACCCGGGACGTCCAGGCCGGGATGGAGGCCGTGGAGGCCGCCCTGGCCGAGGCCGTCAAGAGCGACGTGCCCTTCATCACGGTGACCGCCAGCCACCTCATCGAGGCCGGCGGCAAGCGCTTCCGCCCGCTGCTGGTGATGCTGGCCGCCCAGTTCGGCGACCCGACGGCGCCCGGCGTGGTGCCCTCCGCGGTGGTCGTCGAACTGACCCACCTCGCCACGCTCTACCACGACGACGTGATGGACGAGGCGCCGGTGCGCCGCGGCGCCCCCAGCGCCAACAGCCGCTGGGACAACTCGGTGGCCATCCTCACCGGCGACTTCCTGTTCTCCCGCGCCTCCCAGGTGCTCTCCGACCTCGGCACCGAGGCCGTCCGCATCCAGTCCGACGCCTTCGAACGGCTGGTCACCGGCCAGATCCTGGAGACCGCCGGGCCGCGCCCCGAGGACGACCCGCTGCGCCACTACCTGGACGTGCTGTCCGGCAAGACCGGCTCGCTGATCGCCGTGGCCTGCCGCTTCGGCGCCCTGATGGCCGGTGCCGAGCGCTGGATCGTCGACCTGCTCACCCAGTACGGCGAGCGGATCGGCACCGCCTTCCAACTCGCCGACGACGTCCTCGACATCGCCAGCGACGGCCACGAGTCCGGCAAGACCCCCGGCACCGACCTGCGCGAGGGCGTCCCCACCCTGCCCGTGCTGCTGCTGCGCCAGATGCCCGTCGACCCGGACGACCCCGAGGACGTCCGGCTCCGCGAACTGCTCGACACCGACCTGGCCGCCGACGACGCCGCGCACGCCGAGGCGCTGCGCCTGCTGCGCCGCCACCCGGCGCTGGAGCGGGCCCGCCGCGAGACGCTGCGCTACGCCGAGGACGCCCGGGCGCTGCTCGACACGCTCCCCGACTGCTCGGCCAAGGCCGCCCTCCAGGAGCTGTGCGACACCGTCGCGATCCGCACCATGTAG
- a CDS encoding response regulator transcription factor: MLRVVIAEDSVLLREGLTRLLTDRGMEVVAGVGDGDALVRTIDALHAAGTLPDVVVADVRMPPTHTDEGVRACVELRGRHPALGVLVLSQHVEEQYASELLAGSTRGVGYLLKDRVAEVREFVDAVARVAAGGTALDPEVVQQLLSRSRQVDTLAALTPREREVLGLMAEGRTNAAIARQLVVSDGAVEKHVSNIFQKLGLGQSQQDHRRVLAVLAYLES; this comes from the coding sequence ATGTTGCGCGTGGTGATCGCCGAGGACTCCGTACTGCTCCGCGAGGGGCTGACCCGACTGCTGACGGACCGCGGGATGGAGGTCGTGGCGGGGGTCGGCGACGGCGACGCCCTGGTGCGGACGATCGACGCGCTGCACGCCGCGGGCACCCTGCCCGACGTCGTGGTGGCGGACGTCCGGATGCCGCCGACGCACACCGACGAGGGCGTCCGGGCCTGCGTGGAGCTGCGCGGACGGCACCCCGCCCTGGGCGTCCTGGTGCTCTCCCAGCACGTCGAGGAGCAGTACGCGAGCGAGCTGCTGGCCGGCTCCACCCGGGGCGTGGGCTACCTGCTCAAGGACCGGGTCGCCGAGGTCCGCGAGTTCGTCGACGCGGTGGCCCGGGTCGCCGCGGGCGGCACCGCGCTGGACCCGGAGGTGGTGCAGCAGCTGCTCAGCCGCAGCCGCCAGGTCGACACCCTGGCGGCCCTGACCCCCCGCGAGCGCGAGGTGCTGGGCCTGATGGCCGAGGGCCGCACCAACGCGGCGATCGCCCGGCAGCTCGTGGTCTCCGACGGCGCGGTCGAGAAGCACGTGTCGAACATCTTCCAGAAACTGGGTTTGGGCCAGAGCCAGCAGGACCACCGGCGGGTTCTCGCCGTCCTCGCCTACCTGGAGTCCTGA
- a CDS encoding 2-oxoacid:acceptor oxidoreductase subunit alpha has translation MQLTGDRFTSETAAFGNDLSTLPNFPAEIRAPAGTLPGVSSFQLHFADHDILTPGDAPDVLVAMNPAALKANVPDLSPGAEIIVDTDEFTKRALAKVGYPADPLGDGSLAAFRLHPVPLTTLTLEALKDSGLARKDAERAKNMFALGLLSWMYHRPTHGTELFLRQKFAKKPEIAEANVAAFRAGWNFGETTEDFAVSYEVPPAELAPGTYRNISGNLALSYGLVAAGECSGLPVFLGSYPITPASDILHELSKHKDFGVRTFQAEDEIAGIGAALGAAFGGALGVTTTSGPGVALKSETIGLAVSLELPLLVVDIQRGGPSTGLPTKTEQADLLQAMFGRNGEAPVPIVAPATPAECFGAALDAARIALTYRTPVFLLSDGYLANGSEPWKLPAADELPDLRVEFATAPNGPDGTFRPYQRDPHTLARPWAVPGTPGLEHRIGGIEKQDGTGDISYDPANHDFMVRTRQAKVDNIAVPDVEVDDPEGRARVLVLGWGSTYGPITAAVRRVRADGGHVAQAHLRHLNPFPANLGAVLRGYERVIVPEMNLGQLALLLRARYLVDAQSYNQVRGLPFKAAQLADVLHAALGSLDAQENR, from the coding sequence ATGCAGCTGACCGGGGACCGGTTCACCTCGGAGACGGCGGCGTTCGGGAACGACCTGTCGACGTTGCCGAACTTCCCGGCCGAGATCCGGGCGCCCGCCGGGACGCTGCCGGGGGTCTCCAGCTTCCAGCTGCACTTCGCGGACCACGACATCCTGACGCCGGGGGACGCGCCGGACGTGCTGGTAGCGATGAACCCGGCGGCGCTGAAGGCCAACGTGCCGGACCTGTCGCCCGGGGCGGAGATCATCGTCGACACCGACGAGTTCACCAAGCGGGCGCTGGCCAAGGTCGGCTACCCGGCGGACCCGCTGGGCGACGGCTCGCTGGCGGCGTTCCGGCTGCACCCGGTGCCGCTGACCACGCTGACCCTGGAGGCGCTCAAGGACAGCGGCCTGGCCCGCAAGGACGCCGAGCGGGCGAAGAACATGTTCGCGCTGGGCCTGCTGTCCTGGATGTACCACCGGCCCACGCACGGCACGGAGCTGTTCCTGCGGCAGAAGTTCGCGAAGAAGCCGGAGATCGCCGAGGCCAACGTGGCGGCGTTCCGGGCCGGGTGGAACTTCGGCGAGACCACCGAGGACTTCGCGGTCTCCTACGAGGTGCCGCCGGCCGAACTGGCCCCGGGCACCTACCGCAACATCTCCGGGAACCTCGCGCTGTCCTACGGCCTGGTCGCGGCGGGGGAGTGCTCCGGGCTGCCGGTGTTCCTCGGCTCGTACCCGATCACCCCGGCCTCGGACATCCTGCACGAGCTGTCGAAGCACAAGGACTTCGGGGTGCGCACCTTCCAGGCCGAGGACGAGATCGCCGGGATCGGCGCCGCGCTGGGCGCGGCGTTCGGCGGCGCGCTGGGGGTGACCACCACCTCCGGGCCCGGGGTGGCGCTCAAGAGCGAGACGATCGGGCTGGCGGTGTCGCTGGAGCTGCCGCTGCTGGTGGTCGACATCCAGCGCGGCGGACCGTCCACCGGCCTGCCGACCAAGACCGAGCAGGCCGACCTGCTGCAGGCGATGTTCGGCCGCAACGGCGAGGCGCCGGTGCCGATCGTGGCGCCCGCCACCCCCGCCGAGTGCTTCGGCGCGGCCCTGGACGCGGCCCGGATCGCGCTCACCTACCGCACCCCGGTGTTCCTGCTCTCGGACGGCTACCTGGCCAACGGCTCCGAGCCGTGGAAGCTCCCCGCCGCCGACGAACTCCCGGACCTGCGGGTCGAGTTCGCCACCGCGCCGAACGGCCCGGACGGCACCTTCCGCCCCTACCAGCGCGACCCGCACACGCTGGCCCGCCCCTGGGCGGTGCCCGGCACGCCCGGCCTGGAGCACCGGATCGGCGGCATCGAGAAGCAGGACGGCACCGGAGACATCTCCTACGACCCGGCCAACCACGACTTCATGGTCCGCACCCGCCAGGCCAAGGTCGACAACATCGCGGTCCCCGACGTCGAGGTCGACGACCCGGAGGGCCGGGCCCGGGTCCTGGTGCTCGGCTGGGGCTCCACCTACGGCCCGATCACCGCCGCGGTGCGCCGGGTGCGGGCCGACGGCGGCCACGTCGCCCAGGCCCACCTGCGCCACCTCAACCCCTTCCCGGCCAACCTCGGCGCGGTGCTGCGCGGCTACGAGCGGGTGATCGTCCCCGAGATGAACCTCGGCCAGCTCGCCCTGCTGCTGCGGGCCCGCTACCTCGTCGACGCCCAGTCCTACAACCAGGTCCGCGGCCTGCCGTTCAAGGCCGCCCAACTCGCCGACGTGCTGCACGCCGCCCTCGGCAGCCTCGACGCGCAGGAGAACCGATGA
- a CDS encoding 2-oxoacid:ferredoxin oxidoreductase subunit beta gives MTDFPALRLVPKADGAQTAKDFKTDQEVRWCPGCGDYAILAAVQSFMPELGIRRENTVFVSGIGCSSRFPYYMNTYGMHSIHGRAPAIATGLAASRPDLSVWVVTGDGDALSIGGNHLIHALRRNVNLKILLFNNRIYGLTKGQYSPTSEVGKITKSTPMGSLDAPFNPLSLAVGAEATFVARTIDSDRRHLQSVLRAAARHEGTALVEIYQNCNIFNDGAFELLKEPGTRDEALIRLEHGQPVLVGAERHVVRDPDGELRIAPRSEGTAIVHDAHAAGPATAFALTRLADADTLHHTPIGVLRDVARPVYDTLMTEQLARAEARRGRGDLAALLAGPHTWTVGG, from the coding sequence ATGACCGACTTCCCCGCCCTGCGCCTGGTCCCCAAGGCGGACGGGGCGCAGACCGCGAAGGACTTCAAGACCGACCAGGAAGTGCGCTGGTGCCCCGGCTGCGGCGACTACGCGATCCTGGCCGCCGTGCAGTCCTTCATGCCCGAGCTGGGCATCCGGCGCGAGAACACCGTCTTCGTCTCCGGCATCGGCTGCTCCTCGCGCTTCCCGTACTACATGAACACCTACGGGATGCACTCCATCCACGGCCGCGCCCCGGCGATCGCCACCGGCCTGGCCGCCTCCCGCCCCGACCTGTCGGTGTGGGTGGTCACCGGCGACGGCGACGCGCTCTCCATCGGCGGCAACCACCTGATCCACGCGCTGCGCCGCAACGTCAACCTGAAGATCCTGCTGTTCAACAACCGGATCTACGGCCTGACCAAGGGCCAGTACTCGCCCACCAGCGAGGTCGGCAAGATCACCAAGTCGACGCCGATGGGCTCGCTCGACGCCCCCTTCAACCCGCTCTCGCTGGCCGTCGGCGCCGAGGCCACCTTCGTGGCCCGCACCATCGACTCCGACCGCCGGCACCTGCAGTCCGTGCTGCGGGCCGCCGCGCGGCACGAGGGCACCGCGCTGGTGGAGATCTACCAGAACTGCAACATCTTCAACGACGGCGCCTTCGAGCTCCTCAAGGAGCCGGGCACCCGCGACGAGGCGCTGATCCGCCTCGAACACGGGCAGCCGGTCCTGGTCGGCGCCGAGCGGCACGTGGTGCGCGACCCGGACGGCGAACTGCGCATCGCCCCGCGCAGCGAGGGCACCGCGATCGTCCACGACGCCCACGCGGCCGGGCCGGCCACCGCCTTCGCCCTCACCCGCCTCGCCGACGCCGACACCCTGCACCACACCCCGATCGGAGTCCTGCGCGACGTCGCCCGCCCGGTCTACGACACCCTGATGACCGAACAGCTCGCCCGCGCCGAGGCCCGGCGCGGCCGCGGCGACCTCGCCGCCCTGCTCGCGGGCCCGCACACCTGGACGGTGGGCGGGTAG
- a CDS encoding Uma2 family endonuclease, translated as MTAEPIDWTSPPSGGWTYDQVKDLDLPFEFDLVDGAIVVRGMTNQWHDTVRDKLYFALELARQDPYQVNSERCMLVDPYNPPKPDVLVFDRTGLDFFTMECVPVAAVALAVEVVSQGSRGDDRFRKPGMYAEAGVPFFWRVERGEDGLPVVYEFHLDAETGVYAPAPGTAVHHGTLSTLLPYPVEVDLTRIVPR; from the coding sequence ATGACTGCCGAACCGATCGACTGGACGTCCCCGCCCTCGGGAGGCTGGACCTACGACCAGGTCAAGGACCTCGATCTGCCCTTCGAGTTCGACTTGGTGGATGGGGCGATCGTGGTCCGTGGCATGACCAACCAGTGGCACGACACCGTGCGCGACAAGCTGTACTTCGCACTTGAGCTGGCACGCCAAGACCCGTACCAAGTCAACTCCGAACGCTGCATGCTGGTCGACCCCTACAACCCGCCCAAGCCGGACGTGCTGGTCTTCGACCGCACCGGGCTCGACTTCTTCACCATGGAGTGCGTCCCCGTCGCCGCCGTGGCCCTCGCCGTCGAGGTGGTCTCGCAGGGCTCGCGCGGCGACGACCGGTTCCGCAAGCCCGGCATGTACGCCGAGGCGGGCGTGCCGTTCTTCTGGCGGGTCGAGCGCGGCGAGGACGGCCTCCCGGTGGTCTACGAGTTCCACCTGGACGCGGAGACCGGCGTGTACGCCCCGGCACCCGGCACGGCCGTCCACCACGGCACGTTGAGCACCCTCCTGCCGTACCCCGTCGAGGTGGACCTGACCCGGATCGTCCCCCGCTGA
- the nuoN gene encoding NADH-quinone oxidoreductase subunit NuoN yields MNPVHALAAAGGNSPSIPAPHIEYGQLSPMLVVFGAAVLGVLVEAFLPRRLRATTQLGVSLLGLGGAFAAVVVLAAQGHATTKAGLLAMGAVAIDGPALFLQGVILLTAVLTVLTYAEGRLEPRINGHRVDAFAAQAAAVPGGEQERDATREGLRTTEIYPLTLFAVGGMLLFPAANDLLTMFVALEVLSLPLYLMCALARRRRLISQEAAVKYFLLGAFASAFFLFGTALLYGYAGSVQLGEIADAVSGVAPVTPALAVTTQNDALLLIGLAMLAVGLLFKVGAVPFHSWTPDVYQGAPTPVTGFMAAATKTAAFGALLRLFYVAFPGLRWDWRPVMWGVAILTMVVGAVLAVTQQDVKRLLAYSSVAHAGFILTGLIATDRRGVSAVLFYLLAYSFVTLGAFAVTTLVRDSKGEATHLSSWAGLGRRSPLLAAVFALFLLAFAGIPLTSGFTGKFAVFQAAAEGGATPLVIVGVLSSAVAAFFYIRVIVLMFFSDPQPSGPAVAVPSPLTATAIGVGVLVTLGLGLLPQYFLDLASKASLFVR; encoded by the coding sequence GTGAACCCCGTCCACGCGCTGGCCGCCGCCGGCGGCAACAGCCCGAGCATCCCCGCCCCGCACATCGAGTACGGCCAGCTCTCCCCGATGCTGGTGGTCTTCGGCGCCGCGGTGCTGGGCGTCCTGGTCGAGGCGTTCCTGCCCCGCCGGCTGCGCGCCACCACCCAGCTGGGCGTCTCGCTGCTCGGCCTCGGCGGCGCCTTCGCCGCCGTGGTGGTGCTCGCCGCGCAGGGCCACGCCACGACCAAGGCGGGGCTGCTGGCGATGGGCGCGGTCGCCATCGACGGCCCCGCGCTGTTCCTCCAGGGCGTGATCCTGCTGACCGCGGTGCTGACCGTGCTCACCTACGCCGAGGGCCGGCTGGAGCCGCGGATCAACGGCCACCGGGTCGACGCGTTCGCCGCCCAGGCCGCGGCCGTCCCCGGCGGCGAGCAGGAGCGCGACGCCACCCGCGAGGGCCTGCGCACCACCGAGATCTACCCGCTCACCCTGTTCGCGGTCGGCGGCATGCTGCTCTTCCCGGCCGCCAACGACCTGCTGACCATGTTCGTGGCGCTGGAGGTGCTCTCCCTCCCGCTGTACCTGATGTGCGCGCTCGCCCGCCGCCGCCGGCTGATCTCCCAGGAGGCGGCCGTCAAGTACTTCCTGCTCGGCGCGTTCGCCTCGGCGTTCTTCCTGTTCGGCACCGCCCTGCTGTACGGCTACGCGGGTTCGGTCCAGCTCGGCGAGATCGCCGACGCGGTCTCCGGCGTCGCCCCGGTCACCCCGGCGCTGGCCGTCACCACCCAGAACGACGCGCTGCTGCTGATCGGCCTGGCCATGCTGGCCGTCGGCCTGCTGTTCAAGGTCGGCGCGGTGCCCTTCCACTCCTGGACGCCGGACGTCTACCAGGGCGCCCCGACGCCGGTCACCGGGTTCATGGCGGCCGCCACCAAGACCGCCGCGTTCGGCGCCCTGCTGCGGCTGTTCTACGTCGCCTTCCCCGGCCTGCGCTGGGACTGGCGGCCGGTCATGTGGGGCGTGGCGATCCTCACCATGGTGGTCGGCGCGGTCCTCGCCGTCACCCAGCAGGACGTCAAGCGGCTGCTCGCCTACTCCTCGGTCGCGCACGCCGGGTTCATCCTCACCGGCCTGATCGCCACCGACCGGCGCGGCGTCTCGGCGGTCCTCTTCTACCTGCTGGCGTACTCCTTCGTGACGCTCGGCGCGTTCGCCGTGACCACCCTGGTGCGCGACTCCAAGGGCGAGGCCACCCACCTGTCCAGCTGGGCCGGGCTGGGCCGCCGCTCGCCGCTGCTGGCCGCGGTGTTCGCGCTGTTCCTGCTGGCCTTCGCGGGCATTCCGCTGACCTCCGGCTTCACCGGCAAGTTCGCGGTCTTCCAGGCCGCGGCCGAGGGCGGGGCCACCCCGCTGGTCATCGTCGGCGTGCTCTCCTCCGCGGTCGCCGCGTTCTTCTACATCCGGGTCATCGTGCTGATGTTCTTCTCCGACCCGCAGCCCTCCGGCCCCGCCGTCGCCGTCCCCAGCCCGCTCACCGCCACCGCCATCGGCGTCGGCGTGCTGGTCACTCTCGGCCTCGGCCTGCTCCCGCAGTACTTCCTCGACCTGGCCTCCAAGGCCTCGCTGTTCGTCCGCTGA
- a CDS encoding LolA family protein, whose protein sequence is MEHDSTADAGQDTAPLRIAPAERAERPARPAERRTAVRVGVPLAVAAAVATGIGLVPALASDETPDLPSVSAQALVAKALAADTDTFSGTVRISADLGLPTVLTDAASGSGALGNLARSAGAGVGGADPQLKAVELLGGSHTLTVAADGPERQRLTLSGEKSGYELVHDGDQVWAYDRDSRQALHFTGVGGAAGAGEHAAGRAGIGSFTPQDVAAQLLAHSAATTSVTVSGTERIAGHDAYRLSVRPKQAGSTIDEIRVSIDAEKGVPLAVQVRTTDGATAFDIRFGTLSYAEPAAGTFEFTAPKGAKVVEAPASALPHDPLASVLPALPTRPAEPAPGQDAAGRGAAGGVIGEGWTTVLHGTAGAEAAKGLAKFTGRPVDGGTLVSTRIVNALITTDGRVYLGAVTPETLQQAAKHS, encoded by the coding sequence ATGGAGCACGACTCCACCGCAGACGCAGGACAGGACACCGCACCGCTCCGGATCGCTCCGGCCGAACGGGCCGAGCGCCCGGCCCGGCCCGCCGAGCGGCGCACCGCCGTCCGGGTGGGCGTGCCGCTGGCGGTCGCCGCGGCCGTCGCCACCGGCATCGGCCTGGTGCCCGCGCTCGCCAGCGACGAGACGCCCGACCTGCCCTCGGTCAGCGCCCAGGCCCTGGTCGCGAAGGCGCTCGCCGCGGACACCGACACCTTCTCCGGCACCGTCCGGATCAGCGCCGACCTCGGCCTGCCCACCGTCCTCACCGACGCCGCGTCCGGCTCCGGCGCCCTCGGCAACCTGGCCCGCAGCGCCGGCGCGGGCGTCGGCGGCGCCGACCCGCAGCTGAAGGCCGTCGAACTGCTCGGCGGCTCGCACACCCTGACCGTCGCCGCGGACGGGCCCGAGCGGCAGCGGCTCACCCTCTCCGGCGAGAAGTCCGGCTACGAGCTGGTCCACGACGGCGACCAGGTCTGGGCCTACGACCGCGACTCCCGGCAGGCCCTGCACTTCACCGGCGTCGGCGGCGCTGCCGGGGCCGGGGAGCACGCCGCGGGCCGGGCCGGCATCGGCTCGTTCACCCCGCAGGACGTCGCCGCGCAGCTCCTGGCGCACTCCGCCGCGACCACCTCCGTCACCGTCAGCGGCACCGAGCGGATCGCCGGGCACGACGCGTACCGGCTGAGCGTCCGGCCGAAGCAGGCCGGGTCGACGATCGACGAGATCCGGGTCTCGATCGACGCCGAGAAGGGCGTGCCGCTGGCCGTCCAGGTCCGCACGACCGACGGCGCGACCGCGTTCGACATCCGATTCGGCACCCTCTCCTACGCCGAACCGGCCGCCGGGACCTTCGAGTTCACCGCCCCCAAGGGCGCGAAGGTGGTCGAGGCACCGGCCTCCGCCCTGCCGCACGACCCGCTCGCCTCCGTCCTGCCCGCCCTGCCCACCCGGCCCGCCGAACCGGCTCCCGGCCAGGACGCCGCGGGCCGGGGTGCGGCGGGCGGGGTGATCGGCGAGGGCTGGACCACCGTGCTGCACGGCACCGCGGGCGCCGAGGCCGCGAAGGGCCTGGCCAAGTTCACCGGCCGTCCCGTCGACGGCGGCACCCTGGTCTCGACCCGCATCGTCAACGCCCTGATCACCACCGACGGCCGGGTCTACCTGGGCGCCGTCACCCCGGAGACGCTCCAGCAGGCGGCGAAGCACTCCTGA
- the rarD gene encoding EamA family transporter RarD, whose amino-acid sequence MAEGSREARVGLWNGFAAYGMWGLFPLFWPLLEPAGAADILANRMAWSLVAVAAMLLVRRRWAWVRPLLRQPRRLGMLALAAATVSVNWGVYIWGVNSGHVVETSLGYFINPLVTIAFGVLVLRERLRPAQWTAVGVGTVAVLVLTVAYGRPPWIALTLAFSFATYGLLKKKVGLGGAESLAVESAVMFPFAVAFLVYLEVRGQGTLGHHGWGHTALLVASGVITAVPLMCFGAAALRVPLTTLGLLQYLAPVSQFLIGVTVFHETMEPARWAGFALVWVALVVLSWDALRRLRVERRRTPVPAAAAG is encoded by the coding sequence ATGGCGGAGGGTTCGCGGGAGGCCAGGGTCGGGTTGTGGAACGGCTTCGCGGCGTACGGGATGTGGGGGCTGTTCCCGCTGTTCTGGCCGCTGCTTGAGCCCGCCGGGGCGGCCGACATCCTGGCCAACCGGATGGCCTGGTCGCTGGTCGCGGTCGCGGCGATGCTGCTGGTGCGGCGGCGCTGGGCGTGGGTCCGGCCGCTGCTGCGCCAGCCCCGGCGGCTGGGCATGCTGGCGCTCGCGGCGGCCACCGTCTCGGTGAACTGGGGCGTCTACATCTGGGGCGTGAACTCCGGGCACGTGGTGGAGACCAGCCTGGGGTACTTCATCAACCCGCTGGTGACGATCGCGTTCGGCGTGCTGGTGCTGCGCGAGCGGCTGCGCCCGGCGCAGTGGACGGCGGTGGGCGTCGGCACCGTCGCGGTGCTGGTGCTGACGGTGGCGTACGGCCGGCCGCCGTGGATCGCGCTGACGCTGGCGTTCTCGTTCGCCACCTACGGGCTGCTGAAGAAGAAGGTCGGCCTGGGCGGGGCGGAGAGCCTCGCGGTGGAGAGCGCGGTGATGTTCCCGTTCGCGGTGGCGTTCCTGGTGTACCTGGAGGTGCGCGGCCAGGGCACCCTGGGCCACCACGGCTGGGGCCACACCGCGCTGCTGGTGGCGAGCGGGGTGATCACGGCGGTCCCGCTGATGTGCTTCGGCGCGGCGGCGCTGCGGGTGCCGCTGACCACGCTGGGGCTGCTCCAGTACCTGGCGCCGGTCTCGCAGTTCCTGATCGGCGTGACGGTGTTCCACGAGACGATGGAGCCGGCCCGCTGGGCCGGGTTCGCCCTGGTCTGGGTGGCGCTGGTGGTGCTCAGCTGGGACGCGCTGCGGCGCCTGCGCGTCGAACGGCGGCGCACGCCGGTGCCGGCCGCCGCAGCGGGCTGA